Proteins from one Peromyscus eremicus chromosome 8a, PerEre_H2_v1, whole genome shotgun sequence genomic window:
- the Gng13 gene encoding guanine nucleotide-binding protein G(I)/G(S)/G(O) subunit gamma-13 has product MEEWDVPQMKKEVESLKYQLAFKREMSSKTIPELLKWIEDGIPKDPFLNPDLMKNNPWVEKAKCTIL; this is encoded by the exons ATGGAGGAGTGGGATGTACCCCAGATGAAGAAGGAGGTGGAGAGCCTCAAGTACCAGCTGGCCTTCAAGAGGGAGATGTCCTCCAAGACGATCCCCGA GCTTCTCAAGTGGATCGAGGATGGGATCCCCAAGGACCCCTTCCTGAACCCTGACCTGATGAAGAACAACCCTTGGGTAGAGAAGGCCAAGTGTACCATCCTATGA
- the Chtf18 gene encoding chromosome transmission fidelity protein 18 homolog codes for MEDYEEHLYGVEDDFHNQFAAELEVLAELEAGTQDQAPSENLQTPASRPPLTFEEAIAGGDTAPRPCPVRSPGNDCRNTRKNVRRDQPESSSPMSKRPRLEVVKRLNFEPNMEELLYPDSPPGDITPPPSPEVFPEMWNAGPSDAGADKGTMQALPSPRNPVLRRPPVLEDYINVTSTGGERAFLVLRADRTGTGVQNPLPDVQWRGRGQLDLLGVPFASLKEQVDNKRRQQLLEEAQLLSDTLHSLRSEREEALLEGTPEEEPAPGQDTAQHCLWVDEFAPQHYTELLSDDFTNRCLLKWLKLWDLVVFGHERPARKARPSVEPSRVGKEAAAPGKWKSHEQVLEEMLEAELDPSRRPRQKVALLCGPPGLGKTTLAHVVARHAGYCVVEMNASDDRSPEAFRTRIEAATQMESVLGAGGRPNCLVIDEIDGAPTAAINVLLSILNRKGPQEAEQGGTAVPAGGRRRRAEGGLLTRPIICICNDQFTPSLRQLKQQAFLLHVPPTLPSRLVQRLQEISLQHGMRSDPGALAALCEKTENDIRACINTLQFLYGRGRRELSVRDVQTTHVGLKDQRKGLFSVWQEVFQLPRAQRRLVGQDLILPTQALLLSDGDKGSLTLASQRFYHILRVTTSAGEHEKVVQGLFDNFLRIRLRDSSLGTVCCALDWLAFDDLLEQAAHHGQSFQLLRYLPFLPAAFHVLFASSHVPRITFPSSQQEAQTRMSQTKNHLQTLVSGMAPATRSRATPQALVLDTLCLLLDVLAPKLRPVSTQLYSAREKQQLSSLVGTMLAYSLTYHQERTPDGQYFYRLEPNVEEVCRFPELSARKPLTYQAKQLIAREIEMEKMRRAEALAWAGGGPQVDEGPSGPACLRTDRGEKGVGQPAPRNHEQRLEHIMKKAVVQEQPERDFFGRVVFRRVAVPSREAEAPEKDTDEWRMGVAVGRSEVWFRFNEGVSNAVRRSLYIRDLL; via the exons ATGGAAGACTACGAGGAGCATCTGTACGGTGTGGAGGATGACTTCCACAACCAGTTCGCGGCCGAGCTCGAAGTGCTGGCCGAGCTGGAAG CAGGGACACAGGACCAGGCGCCCTCTGAGAACCTCCAGACTCCAGCGAGCCGCCCCCCACTGACGTTTGAAGAGGCCATCGCTGGTGGGGACACTGCCCCGCGTCCCTGCCCTGTAAGGTCTCCAGGAAATGACTGCCGCAATACCAGAAAGAATGTTCGTAGGGACCAGCCTGAGTCCTCCA GCCCCATGAGCAAACGGCCCAGGCTGGAGGTGGTGAAGAGGCTGAACTTTGAGCCAAATATGGAGGAGCTCCTGTACCCTGATTCCCCTCCAGGGGACATCACCCCTCCACCGAGTCCTGAGGTCTTCCCTGAGATGTGGAATGCTGG GCCCTCAGATGCTGGTGCTGACAAGGGCACAATGCAGGCTTTGCCAAGTCCCCGCAACCCTGTCCTGAGACGTCCCCCTGTCTTAGAGGATTACATCAATGTGACGTCCACAGGTGGAGAGCGGGCTTTTTTGGTGCTTCGGGCTGACCGCACAGGCACTGGGGTGCAG AACCCTCTTCCGGATGTCCAGTGGCGAGGCCGTGGCCAGCTGGACCTGCTGGGTGTCCCCTTCGCTTCCCTGAAGGAGCAGGTTGACAACAAG CGACGGCAGCAGCTGCTTGAGGAGGCCCAACTGCTCTCAGACACGCTACATAG CCTCAGGTCTGAAAGGGAGGAGGCTCTACTTGAGGGGACCCCTGAGGAGGAGCCAGCCCCTGGCCAGGACACTGCTCAGCACTGCCTCTGGGTGGATGAGTTTGCGCCCCAGCACTACACGGAACTGCTCAGCGATGAC TTCACTAACCGCTGCCTCCTCAAGTGGCTGAAGCTGTGGGACCTCGTGGTGTTCGGCCACGAGAGGCCTGCCCGGAAGGCCAGGCCCAGTGTAGAGCCGTCCCGGGTGGGGAAGGAGGCCGCGGCCCCTGGCAAGTGGAAAAGCCATGAGCAGGTGCTGGAGGAGATGCTGGAAGCTGAGCTGGATCCGAGCCGGAGGCCCCGGCAGAAG GTGGCACTGCTCTGTGGCCCTCCGGGGCTAGGCAAGACCACGCTGGCACATGTGGTTGCCCGGCATGCAGGGTATTGCGTGGTTGAGATGAATGCAAG TGATGACCGTAGTCCCGAGGCCTTCCGTACACGCATTGAAGCAGCTACACAAATGGAGTCGGTGCTGGGTGCAGGTGGGAGGCCCAACTGCCTGGTTATTGACGAAATCGACGGGGCTCCCACG GCCGCCATCAATGTTCTCTTGAGTATCTTGAATCGCAAGGGTccacaggaggcagagcaaggggGCACAGCTGTACCTGCAGGGGGTCGGCGACGCAGGGCCGAGGGGGGCCTCCTAACAAGGCCCATCATCTGCATCTGCAATGACCA GTTTACACCTTCCTTGAGGCAGCTGAAGCAGCAGGCTTTCCTGCTCCACGTTCCGCCAACTCTGCCCTCCAGGCTGGTGCAGCGGCTCCAGGAG ATCTCCCTGCAACATGGCATGCGGTCTGACCCGGGTGCACTAGCTGCCCTCTGTGAGAAGACTGAAAACGACATCCGTGCCTGTATCAATACCCTCCAG TTTCTGTATGGGAGGGGCCGGCGGGAGCTGAGCGTGAGGGATGTGCAGACCACCCACGTTGGCCTGAAGGACCAGCGCAAGGGGCTATTCTCCGTGTGGCAAGAGGTCTTCCAGTTGCCCAGGGCTCAAAG GCGACTTGTGGGCCAGGACCTGATCCTACCAACTCAAGCTCTCCTGCTCAGTGACGGGGACAAGGGCTCCCTGACCCTGGCCTCCCAACGCTTCTACCATATCCTCCGTGTGACTACCTCTGCAGGCGAGCATGAGAAGGTTGTCCAG GGCCTGTTTGACAACTTCCTACGGATCCGGCTTCGGGACTCCAGCCTAGGCACCGTGTGCTGTGCCCTGGACTGGCTGGCCTTTGATGACCTGCTGGAGCAGGCTGCCCACCATGGCCAGAGCTTCCAGCTGCTGCGCTACCTGCCCTTCCTGCCTGCCGCCTTCCACGTGCTCTTCGCCTCCAGCCACGTGCCACGCATCACTTTCCCCAGCAGCCAGCAGGAG GCCCAGACCCGGATGAGCCAGACGAAGAACCACCTCCAGACCTTGGTGTCAGGTATGGCACCCGCCACCCGGAGCAGGGCCACACCTCAGGCGCTTGTTCTGGATACCCTCTGCCTGCTCCTGGATGTCCTGGCACCCAAGCTGCGCCCC GTGAGCACACAGCTGTACAGTGCCCGTGAGAAGCAGCAGTTGTCCAGCCTTGTGGGTACCATGCTTGCCTACAGTCTCACCTACCACCAGGAGCGCACACCTGATGGGCAGTACTTCTACAGGCTGGAGCC GAATGTGGAAGAGGTCTGCCGCTTCCCTGAGCTGTCTGCACGCAAGCCCCTCACCTACCAGGCTAAGCAGCTTATTGCCCGGGAGATTGAAATGGAGAAGATGCGGCGGGCAGAGGCTTTGGCCTGGGCTGGAGGCGGCCCTCAG GTGGACGAGGGTCCCTCAGGGCCTGCGTGTCTGCGGACGGACCGCGGAGAGAAAGGGGTGGGGCAACCTGCCCCACGTAACCACGAGCAGCGTCTGGAACACATCATGAAGAAAGCAGTCGTGCAGGAGcag CCCGAGAGGGACTTCTTTGGACGTGTGGTCTTCAGGAGAGTGGCAGTCCCAAGCAGAG AGGCTGAGGCCCCAGAGAAGGACACAGACGAGTGGCGCATGGGTGTGGCAGTGGGCAGGAGTGAGGTGTGGTTCCGGTTCAACGAAGGTGTCTCCAATGCTGTGCGGCGCAGCCTGTACATCAGGGACCTGCTGTAG
- the Rpusd1 gene encoding RNA pseudouridylate synthase domain-containing protein 1 → MEPGSVENLSIVYQSSDFLVVNKHWDLRIDSKTWQETLTLQKQLCHRFPELADPDTCYGFRFCHQLDFSTSGALCVALNKAAAGSAYKCFKDRRVTKAYLALVRGHIQESQVTINYAIGRNTTEGRTHTMCIEGTHGCENHKPSLTELLVLEHGLYAGDPVSKVLLKPLTGRTHQLRVHCSALGHPIVGDLTYGQAEDQEDQPFRMMLHAFYLRIPTQAECVEACTPDPFLPALDACWSPRTCVQPLEQLIQALQTDPDPNPMDGGQRPCSPSTPLPRPGRPPPETEAQRASCLQWLSEWTLEPDN, encoded by the exons ATGGAGCCTGGCAGCGTGGAAAATCTGTCCATCGTGTACCAGAGCAGCGACTTCCTGGTGGTGAACAAGCATTGGGATCTTCGCATTGATAGCAAGACCTGGCAGGAGACCCTGACCCTACAGAAGCAGCTTTGTCACCGCTTCCCAGAGCTGGCTGACCCTGACACCTGCTATGGGTTCAG GTTCTGCCACCAATTGGACTTCTCCACAAGTGGGGCGCTGTGCGTGGCCCTGAATAAAGCAGCTGCGGGCAGCGCTTATAAATGCTTCAAGGACCGGCGAGTCACCAAAGCCTACCTGGCGCTG GTCCGGGGCCATATCCAGGAAAGCCAGGTGACAATCAACTATGCCATTGGCAGGAACACTACAGAGGGGCGGACCCACACCATGTGCATCGAGGGCACACACG GTTGTGAGAACCATAAGCCAAGTCTCACAGAGCTGTTGGTCCTGGAACATGGGCTGTATGCTGGTGACCCTGTATCCAAAGTGCTGCTGAAGCCACTCACAG GCCGGACGCACCAGCTTCGAGTGCACTGCAGTGCCCTTGGCCACCCTATCGTGGGTGACCTGACTTACGGACAGGCTGAGGACCAGGAGGACCAACCTTTCCGCATGATGCTGCACGCCTTCTACCTGCGCATCCCCACACAGGCTGAGTGCGTGGAGGCCTGTACACCCGACCCCTTCCTGCCTGCCCTTGACGCCTGCTGGAGTCCCCGTACCTGCGTTCAACCCCTTGAACAGCTCATCCAAGCCCTACAGACTGACCCTGACCCCAACCCTATGGATGGAGGGCAGAGGCCCTGCAGCCCCTCCACCCCTCTGCCCAGGCCAGGACGGCCCCCTCCTGAGACTGAGGCACAGCGAGCATCGTGCCTGCAGTGGTTGTCAGAGTGGACACTGGAGCCGGACAACTGA